The following coding sequences are from one Arachis hypogaea cultivar Tifrunner chromosome 7, arahy.Tifrunner.gnm2.J5K5, whole genome shotgun sequence window:
- the LOC112703648 gene encoding uncharacterized protein isoform X2, translating into MNMDPNLFDAIRKNDIATFSSLLKENEGILNQKTADSYSTPLHIASKYGCTEMVSEIISMCPDMVCVENKKHETPIHEACRQENTKVLMLLLDANPNAAYKLYASCKSPLFLACSHGHLDMVNHLLNLPEIAERSIAEFDQTCIIIAASRGHTDIVRELLNKWPELVQVIDEDGNSSLHHACNEGYREIIWILLRRDPNLALQYNNNGYTPLHLAVKNGRVSVLEDFVSTCSASFHYLTTEEETVFHIAVRYGCYHALEYLVKVSNGTNLLHCQDRYGNSVLHLAVSGGRHKIADFLISKTKLDINTRNSEGFTALDILEKAKDTAENRQLQAIFIRAGGKRSIQSSSRALEGDRTNFLSPIASRLSLSRRYISNELEMSHEILSIECTSPPELSKSADSRSPQQPQVSERFDIAAYKPQYLSPKSSGKHKHQSQKKMENLNQLYYAKRSKHMEMHKEALLNARNTIILVAVLIATVTFAAGISPPGGVYQEGPMKGKSMQHG; encoded by the exons ATGAATATGGATCCAAATCTGTTTGATGCAATTAGAAAAAATGATATAGCAACATTTTCAAGCCTGCTTAAGGAGAATGAAGGAATCCTCAATCAGAAAACAGCTGATTCCTACAGCACTCCATTGCACATTGCTTCCAAGTATGGTTGCACTGAAATGGTGTCTGAGATTATCAGCATGTGTCCTGACATGGTTTGTGTTGAGAATAAGAAACATGAGACTCCGATTCATGAGGCGTGCCGCCAAGAGAATACTAAGGTCTTAATGTTGCTGCTTGATGCCAATCCTAATGCTGCTTATAAGCTTTATGCTTCTTGCAAGAGTCCTTTGTTTCTAGCATGCAGTCATGGCCATCTTGACATGGTTAACCACCTCCTGAATCTACCTGAGATCGCGGAGCGAAGCATTGCAGAATTCGATCAAACTTGTATCATTATAGCAGCATCAAGAGGACACACAG ATATTGTTAGGGAGTTGTTGAATAAGTGGCCTGAGCTTGTTCAAGTGATTGATGAAGATGGGAATTCATCACTGCATCATGCTTGTAATGAAGGATACAGAGAGATTATATGGATCCTACTAAGGCGTGATCCGAATCTGGCTTTACAATACAACAACAATGGCTACACACCATTGCATCTGGCAGTGAAGAATGGGAGAGTCTCTGTCCTTGAAGATTTTGTGTCAACTTGTTCTGCATCATTTCACTATCTCACCACAGAAGAAGAAACAGTATTTCATATAGCTGTGAGGTACGGGTGCTATCATGCTTTAGAATACTTGGTGAAAGTCTCTAATGGCACAAACCTATTGCACTGCCAAGATAGATATGGCAACAGTGTCTTGCATCTTGCAGTTTCCGGAGGGCGCCACAAG ATAGCAGATTTCTTGATCAGCAAGACAAAGCTGGACATTAATACTCGGAACAGCGAAGGATTCACAGCACTTGACATCCTTGAGAAGGCTAAGGACACTGCAGAAAATAGGCAATTGCAAGCCATATTTATCAGAGCCGGTGGTAAAAGAAGCATCCAATCTTCCTCTCGCGCGCTCGAAGGAGACAGAACCAATTTTCTGTCACCTATAGCTTCTAGGCTTTCCCTCTCAAGAAGGTACATTTCTAATGAATTGGAAATGTCACATGAAATTCTATCTATTGAATGCACAAGCCCACCAGAACTTAGCAAAAGCGCAGACTCTAGATCGCCTCAGCAGCCTCAAGTAAGCGAGAGATTTGATATTGCTGCCTACAAGCCACAATACTTGTCCCCAAAAAGTTCAGGGAAACATAAGCATCAGagccaaaagaaaatggaaaatctGAATCAACTTTATTATGCTAAAAGGAGTAAGCACATGGAGATGCACAAAGAGGCATTACTGAATGCAAGAAACACCATCATTTTAGTTGCTGTTTTGATTGCAACTGTGACTTTTGCTGCTGGTATTTCTCCTCCTGGTGGTGTATACCAAGAAGGACCAATGAAGGGGAAGTCAATG CAACA